The region AAACTCGGTCCTTTTTTGTTAAATGACTAGTTTCTTATGCACTTTACGCATATGTAAAGTTAAGTTAGTTTATATATAAAAGCAGCTACATATGATTGTTATCTTTATCAAAACAGTCTGAAATTTGATTGGTCAGGTCCCTGCGATCCAGCGGTGTGGATAATAAAagttgtggttacacacaccttgggtttggggcCTTTCGGAGGTTAAATGGCTTGATTTTGGTTCAGCTCAGATTTCATGTTATCTTTGGGGATGCagttacacagtaaaagactcccCTTAGGGTAAAATTATAGGGTACAATTAATTACTGcgttctgctttatgattggccaagccaccacagggagcagataaaccgtacttttcagttcaggaactgtcatgggaagttcttgttgtttttttatgtatccatggaaataccCCTAGGGCATTTGTGGTCTCGAGAAAGCGGTTCCCCTTTgggcaaacgctatttacccatgggtaaaagGGTTAGTGTAACCACAACTAAAGTTTGGAAATCGAGTTACGAGCCGGTTAATATTTGTCATTTACCAAGGCCGGTTGCTCGaggcctggttagcgctaaccgttgggtaagaggtatcaaaatctataggtttccatggtatttaacgcttgTTAGCGCTAAATATGTTTCGAGCAACCCGAGCCagggaaatatatttttcactgCGTTTCACTAAGAAAATAGGGTGACCAAAGTTTCAAGTTGGCAGTCGAGGGCCGTTCTTGAGACTATCTTGATCCCTCGGACAACGAATAACATATATATCAGTTGATTAAATTGTGTGTTTCTGTATTGCAGTGAAAGGGTAAACACCCTTAAGGACAAAAAATTGCTCAAGTCGGAACTGACTGAAAATAGCATCAAACCAAGTGCAGGTCCGACAAAATTGGAGGACAACGAAAACGTGCAAGATGAGCATTTCGATTCCAGAAAGGATGTGATGAACGAAGAGCGCCTTGAATCAAGTGGAGAGAGAGACGTCACCCACACAGAGAATGCTGAATTCGCTACAGTACCTGATCAAAGTTTGGAACGAGACATTTCCCAGAGGGAGATCCTTAGGTTGAAACTTGAGGTACAGCGTTTAGCTTCCAGACAGGAATACAAAGATAGAGAGCTGGCAAATTTGAGACGTGACATGAAGGAGAAGGAACAGACTTTTATAGAGTTGTTGGACGAGCTTGACCATGCAAACATGAATAATGAAGATCTCGTGTATCATATTGACACTTTGGAGAAGAAACTCAAAGACAGCGAAGAAAGCAACGACGAATTACAGTTCCAGCTCGATGAACTTAGTATTATGATGGACAATTTGGAAAAGACGGCTCATCTGGAAAAGAAGGAACACGACTATAGCTACCTGCGAGAAGAACTGGAGCTATTACAGGGATGCTTGAAATTAAGTGAAGGTCGAGAAAGAATGCTAGAACTCCGAGTCGAAAGCCTCGAAGACAACTGCACGACATCTAGAAACCACAATTTCAAGATAACAGCCGAGGTGTCCAGCAGGGAACTTATTGAAACAAAAGCAACAAGCGAGTTGCAAGCGTCAGTGCATGATGCCACTACCGAGTCAAAACATAGAGAGGCTGTCAGGAGATTGGAAAATGAAATCGAAAACTTACAGCTCAAATTGACGGAAAACAATGACTTGTTAACAAACATGGAAGCACAGTTTATGTTGAAACAATCACTGTTTGAAGAAGAGCTTCAAAACGCAGAAATACTGTTTAACCAAAAGAATTTTTCTCTTCAGGAGACAGAAACAAAGCTGCAAGTCCTGAGGTTAGCCTTTGCTAACACCGAGAAAAAACATCAAGACACTATAGAGCAATTACAGGGAGAACGAGAAAGATTACAAATGCTATTGACGGATCAGTCAAATACTTTAGAGCAGAAAGAAAGAGAACTTCAAGTTTTAACTTCATCCCTTGCTTGCGCGAAGCAAAGCCATGAACATGGTATGAAACAGAAACAAATAGATCTTGAGCGCATGCAAAGATGTTTGAACGAAAAGACACACGCGTTAGAGGAGACACAAAAGAACCTAATGGCTGTTTCCGCAACTGTTGATGAAATACGGAAAGAAGCCGTGGTCAAGCTTCAAGAAGAGTTGAATAGTACCCAAAGTGCATTGGGGGATAAGGAACAGACTTTAATGAGGATTGAAAATGAAGGCATTGTCCAACAGCTGGAAAATGATGTAAAAAGACTGCAAGAATTGCTGAGAGAGAAACAATTAGAATTGGACAAAATGGAAGTTAACCTGCAGTTAAAGGAGTCAAAGCTTCTAGTTCTCACTGAGGAGTTGAGATCGACGCAAAGAGAGTTCAGCTACGGTGATAGAGATGTTTCTGCAGGACCTCTTACTATGATGGTAAGAAAAGTTTCTTTaactaaaatataataatttctaCATTTCGGAAGCCTTATCCGGGAAGGGGTATGATTAGGTGTTTCACTATGGCCGATGAGGTGGGAGCGCTGTGTTAGAATAGGCTTGTGAATTAGAAACAGGTTTTTCCCAGTTTGGtgaattttattcatattcaaaCGATTGGATTTTCCGTACAGAAGCAAGGTGGTGAACGATGTTCATTATTTGCCTGTCTTAGATGTGCGTTCTTTCTGCTTTTATGAGCAAATGTAAAAAAGATAGATTAATAGTAAGGTATTAGGTTTGAACGTGACGTTGCGGTCGAATTTAAGCGGGAGCACATTTGCGAGTaaaaccaaagttattgctTTTAACAATCATCAAATACGCAGACAATAAAACTAAAAGCAACGAAAATGAAGCCAGCATTTTGCGTGGGAAAAAATGCCCGAGAAGGATTGCTGAGTACAGTTGGAGAGTGGTTTGTGATTGACTAAAATAACAGTGCGATTTTTTTGGCTAATCAGTCAGCACCATATGGCGAAAGATCACTCTGCCGTTATAACAGAACTACTTTATAATTGTTGTCGTAGTGAAGATATCTTCAACCATGCATTCGTAAAGATTCCGAATCAGATTCAAATCAAATTCGCCCTCACGGTTTTGTTTCTCCTTTTCTTAAACTGTAGTGGAATCCTTCAGATGCAAACGGAAGAGACATTCAAGAAAAGACTAAAGATGTGAGCAGTGAATTTTCCAGTGGTTCTATGGCAGATAAGAATACGCCCAGGGTGACTTTCAAAACACAGTAAGTAAACCTGGGACGCTAAAGGGAAACTCACAAACCGAACTTGTGAATGAAGTCTTTGAGTGCGAGAACTCAATTTAAATCTGCCGAGCGGTGCTGTACTTTCACGCTTTTAATGCGGTGGTCTCCGGGTAAGATCcttgaaagctactgagcagttcTTTAGAAGGACATGTGTGCTGTAAAAAGCTATGATAGTTTAATCACAAAAATCAGTTTGAAAAACTTCTTCTATCAAATTCAAGTACATCCGACTCCTGAACTCCTAAGATAGGACCCTTCTCATAAAATGATTCCAGTTTTAAGAAAACGTTTAGGAGCGTATTTCTGGTGTTGTTTTGCTTTGTATATCTCATCCAAAACAGGAATTAGTGGTCCCTGCTTTCCCGCAGATGTAAGTGCTTAATGCaatgtattttttgtttgtccGTAGAATTTCTAAAAAGAGTCGTAATGGCAGCAAGTCTTCATGGAATCCTGGGATAGCAACAAGAATACGAAGATTTTTTACCCAAAACAAAACCGAGAAGAGCTCGGTCGCACGTCAGCAATGCTGTAGGACTTAAGCTATTTAGCTAtgaatttttattaaaaaaaaaaaaaaaagaaaaatctaaaatgaaaattataaaaatgtaccttattttcgtattttttggttattattgcattttttagaCTTTTCGATAAGTCCTTGAACAAAATCGATCGATCTATCGATCGCTGCCATACTTTTCATGAACGGGTTTCTAGAAAAatcgcagaaaaaatgtttcatcTTCCTTCGTTCGTTTTGTGTCAATAAGCCAAGGCAATTTGAGAAAAGAGtgcaaatgattttttttttttagtcaagTGTATATCAAGTTGTGTTAGTGAAAAGTTTCTCCAATGAAAACTTTCTAAAGATTGTGTGTATCAAAATAAATCTCGTTTATTGTAACAACATTAGTCCATGCATTTTGTGGTGTACTAACTCAGGTTGCGAAAGAAAATATTGTAAGGGTATAGTATTTGAAAAACTCTGAAACAAACCCGTACAGAAGTTCCACAGGAAGGAAAGAAATTCCACAGGAGCTtcagccccctcccccccccccccccccccgtttcTTATAATTAAGTTGGTGGAAGCATTGTACCTCAAAAATGAGGATATATAAATTTCTTGACAAATAAATTGGGACACGCGCGCATATTGTACGTAAAAAGGGGGTTTTAATCCTCCCCTCCGACCTCATGCAACATCGAATGTCCAATCGTTAATTGGAAGGGGTAGAGGAGGGGCAACTATACGAGGTGGTGTGACAAGGGAGTGTCACGCTATCATTTGGATTTAGGGTTGTAGTCTGCTTTACAGCTACAGAACTGTCAGCGGTGCTGAAAGCTATAGAACATAACAAAAACGTGGAAGTGTGAACGAATGATTTGCGGGCCGGGCTTACAATTCGGAATTCCTAGGTCCCACAACCCGGCTGCACCTCGCCTACCTTTCACCAATAGGGATTCATGATTTGTTCTGTCAATTTCTATTTATTCTTTCATTGGCCATTAAAAGCACCCTGAGGGAGAGGTCACTAAGCAATTTATTCCAAACTGGAGGTCGAATCTTTCTTTCTGTTTAATCCAGATCTCGGTGAAGACTGCTATTAGCCAGTCGCAACAGTGCGTTTTCACACGACGGAAGAATACCAAACTAATCCAACtacaattaaattattttgttattcaagtgatttcttttgtttcaataaatcaaCATTTCCGccgatcacgtgagtgaaaacacatcaCGTTGTTAGGTCAGTCCCTGTAGTACTCTCTCTGACAATAAAGATATTATAATTCATTTCTTTTACTGGTCTCGTTGTTTTCGATCCGTCACCGGGTCAGGTTGAACGACTGCGATTTTTGCATTTATCTTTAACCTTAATTTTGCCTTAGCAAGTAAACTGCACCGCGCATGTGTCAAGATGAAAGGAATGAAGAATGCATAAAAAGAAGGGAATTGGAAGAGGTAACACTGAAAATAGCAAAAAAGGGATGAAGGGAGCCACTGCACTTTGTTCACGATAACATTGTCTCCAGCTGCCATGTTTCTGGATACGCAAAGTAACATCTGTAAATCTCTCAGTGTTTCGCAATTTATTACCGGTAAGTTAAGAGATGAGATACAGATCGTTCACATATTAAGTTGAAAGTACTGCTTCTTCGCTTCTGTTCTACAAGATTAACCAGATCAGCAGAGACGACGACATAAGTAGTAATAATACATAATTAACTATCTGCACAAGAGGGCCTTAGATTAATTGGGCCAGCACACATCTTGAGACAGGTCTTGAACATTCAAGGTTGCTGGCGGCAACCCGATCGAAGGACATACCGAAACATGGTCGATGAGCAACATCGTggattaatagtaataataataataataataataataataataataattattattattattatattattattattatcatcgtcatcatcgttatcatcatcatcatcgtcatagtcatcgtcatcatcgtcattatcattgTCTTCATTATATTTCAGTCTTATTTAGCTGAGCACAAGTACTCTACAAATTAGGGAGATTGGAAATCAAACTAAATCAAACTAATTTTACAATGTTAAAGCCGATCGAGTCAAGTGTTGTACCCGGAGAGCAGT is a window of Montipora foliosa isolate CH-2021 chromosome 5, ASM3666993v2, whole genome shotgun sequence DNA encoding:
- the LOC138004598 gene encoding putative leucine-rich repeat-containing protein DDB_G0290503 — translated: MTQKRDKTIKTAGEQKPGMNLAKTACKQHAKQSSGVKETSSKTSPRGRLFGALHETIKQVRPRIPGKTVTLEERSERVNTLKDKKLLKSELTENSIKPSAGPTKLEDNENVQDEHFDSRKDVMNEERLESSGERDVTHTENAEFATVPDQSLERDISQREILRLKLEVQRLASRQEYKDRELANLRRDMKEKEQTFIELLDELDHANMNNEDLVYHIDTLEKKLKDSEESNDELQFQLDELSIMMDNLEKTAHLEKKEHDYSYLREELELLQGCLKLSEGRERMLELRVESLEDNCTTSRNHNFKITAEVSSRELIETKATSELQASVHDATTESKHREAVRRLENEIENLQLKLTENNDLLTNMEAQFMLKQSLFEEELQNAEILFNQKNFSLQETETKLQVLRLAFANTEKKHQDTIEQLQGERERLQMLLTDQSNTLEQKERELQVLTSSLACAKQSHEHGMKQKQIDLERMQRCLNEKTHALEETQKNLMAVSATVDEIRKEAVVKLQEELNSTQSALGDKEQTLMRIENEGIVQQLENDVKRLQELLREKQLELDKMEVNLQLKESKLLVLTEELRSTQREFSYGDRDVSAGPLTMMWNPSDANGRDIQEKTKDVSSEFSSGSMADKNTPRVTFKTQISKKSRNGSKSSWNPGIATRIRRFFTQNKTEKSSVARQQCCRT